In Prescottella soli, a genomic segment contains:
- a CDS encoding polyribonucleotide nucleotidyltransferase: protein MTVNSAIEVEEGVFESSAVIDNGSYGTRTIRFETGRLAQQAAGSVVAYLDDETMLLSATTASKQPKEHFDFFPLTVDVEERMYAAGRIPGSFFRREGRPSTDAILTCRLIDRPLRPSFVDGLRNEIQVVVTVLSLDPKDLYDVVAINAASASTQIAGLPFSGPVGGVRVALITSDENKSGQWVAFPTVEQLENAVFDMVVAGRIVAGSGDTADVAIMMVEAEATENVISLIDGGAQAPTEAIVAEGLEAAKPFIARLCEAQQALAEKAAKPTGEYPVFPAYQDDVYAAVEAAATDKLSAALSIAGKQERDDKTDEVKVEVLEQVAPQFEGREKEIGAAFRSLTKKLVRQRILRDQFRIDGRGITDIRSLSAEVAVIPRAHGSALFERGETQIMGVTTLDMVKMAQQIDSLGPETSKRYMHHYNFPPYSTGETGRVGSPKRREIGHGALAERALVPVLPSQEEFPYAIRQVSEALGSNGSTSMGSVCASTLSLLNAGVPLKAPVAGIAMGLVSDEVDGETRYVALTDILGAEDAFGDMDFKVAGTKNFVTALQLDTKLDGIPSQVLAGALSQAHDARTTILEVMAEAIESPDEMSPYAPRITTIKVPVDKIGEVIGPKGKMINSITEETGANISIEDDGTVYVGAADGPSAQAAIDKINAIANPQLPKVGERFLGTVVKTTAFGAFVSLLPGRDGLVHISKLGNGKRIAKVEDVVNVGSKLRVEIADIDNRGKISLIPVEDESADTSAESGSEPAAE from the coding sequence ATGACAGTCAATTCTGCGATCGAGGTCGAAGAGGGCGTGTTCGAGTCCTCCGCCGTCATCGACAACGGGAGCTACGGCACCCGCACCATTCGTTTCGAGACCGGTCGCCTCGCGCAGCAGGCCGCCGGCTCCGTCGTCGCCTACCTGGACGACGAGACCATGCTGCTGTCGGCCACCACGGCCAGCAAGCAGCCCAAGGAGCACTTCGACTTCTTCCCGCTGACGGTCGACGTCGAGGAGCGCATGTACGCCGCGGGACGCATCCCCGGCTCGTTCTTCCGCCGTGAGGGCCGTCCCTCCACCGACGCGATCCTCACCTGCCGCCTGATCGACCGGCCGCTGCGTCCGTCGTTCGTCGACGGCCTGCGCAACGAGATCCAGGTCGTCGTGACGGTCCTGAGCCTCGACCCCAAGGACCTGTACGACGTCGTCGCGATCAACGCCGCGTCCGCGTCCACCCAGATCGCGGGCCTGCCGTTCTCCGGCCCCGTCGGTGGCGTCCGCGTCGCGCTGATCACCTCGGACGAGAACAAGAGCGGCCAGTGGGTCGCGTTCCCGACCGTCGAGCAGCTCGAGAACGCCGTCTTCGACATGGTCGTCGCCGGCCGGATCGTCGCCGGTTCCGGTGACACCGCCGACGTCGCGATCATGATGGTCGAGGCCGAGGCCACCGAGAACGTCATCAGCCTCATCGACGGCGGCGCGCAGGCGCCGACCGAGGCGATCGTCGCGGAGGGCCTGGAGGCTGCCAAGCCGTTCATCGCCCGTCTGTGCGAGGCGCAGCAGGCGCTGGCCGAGAAGGCTGCCAAGCCCACCGGTGAGTACCCGGTGTTCCCGGCTTACCAGGACGACGTGTACGCCGCTGTCGAGGCTGCTGCCACCGACAAGCTGTCGGCCGCGCTGTCGATCGCCGGCAAGCAGGAGCGCGACGACAAGACCGACGAGGTCAAGGTCGAGGTGCTCGAGCAGGTCGCCCCGCAGTTCGAGGGCCGCGAGAAGGAGATCGGCGCAGCGTTCCGCTCGCTGACGAAGAAGCTTGTGCGCCAGCGCATCCTGCGCGACCAGTTCCGTATCGACGGCCGTGGCATCACCGACATCCGGTCGCTGTCGGCCGAGGTCGCCGTGATCCCGCGTGCGCACGGCTCGGCGCTGTTCGAGCGCGGCGAGACCCAGATCATGGGCGTCACCACCCTCGACATGGTCAAGATGGCGCAGCAGATCGACTCGCTGGGCCCCGAGACCAGCAAGCGCTACATGCACCACTACAACTTCCCGCCGTACTCGACCGGTGAGACGGGCCGCGTCGGTTCGCCGAAGCGTCGCGAGATCGGCCACGGCGCTCTCGCCGAGCGCGCTCTGGTGCCGGTGCTGCCGAGCCAGGAAGAGTTCCCGTACGCGATCCGTCAGGTCTCGGAGGCGTTGGGCTCCAACGGTTCCACCTCGATGGGCTCGGTGTGTGCCTCGACCCTGTCGCTGCTGAACGCCGGTGTGCCGCTCAAGGCTCCGGTCGCCGGCATCGCCATGGGCCTGGTCTCCGACGAGGTCGACGGCGAGACCCGCTACGTCGCGCTGACCGACATCCTCGGCGCCGAGGATGCCTTCGGTGACATGGACTTCAAGGTCGCCGGCACGAAGAACTTCGTGACGGCCCTGCAGCTCGACACCAAGCTCGACGGCATCCCGTCGCAGGTGCTGGCCGGCGCACTGAGCCAGGCGCACGACGCCCGCACCACGATCCTCGAGGTCATGGCCGAGGCGATCGAGAGCCCGGACGAGATGAGCCCGTACGCGCCGCGCATCACCACCATCAAGGTCCCCGTGGACAAGATCGGCGAGGTCATCGGCCCCAAGGGCAAGATGATCAACTCGATCACCGAGGAGACCGGTGCCAACATCTCCATCGAGGATGACGGCACGGTGTACGTCGGTGCGGCGGACGGCCCGTCCGCGCAGGCCGCGATCGACAAGATCAACGCCATCGCCAACCCGCAGCTGCCCAAGGTGGGCGAGCGCTTCCTGGGCACGGTCGTCAAGACCACGGCCTTCGGTGCGTTCGTCTCGCTGCTCCCGGGCCGCGACGGACTGGTGCACATCTCGAAGCTGGGCAACGGCAAGCGCATCGCGAAGGTCGAGGACGTCGTCAACGTGGGCTCCAAGCTCCGCGTCGAGATCGCGGACATCGACAACCGCGGCAAGATCTCGCTGATCCCGGTCGAGGACGAGAGTGCGGATACGTCCGCCGAGTCGGGCTCGGAGCCCGCTGCGGAGTAG
- the rpsO gene encoding 30S ribosomal protein S15: MALTTEQKKQILGEYGLHETDTGSPEAQVAMLTKRIVDLTEHLKQHKHDHHSRRGLLLLVGRRRRLLKYVQKVDIARYRSLIERLGLRR; this comes from the coding sequence GTGGCATTGACCACCGAGCAGAAGAAGCAGATCCTCGGCGAGTACGGACTGCACGAGACCGACACCGGTTCGCCGGAGGCGCAGGTGGCCATGCTCACCAAGCGCATCGTCGATCTCACCGAGCACCTGAAGCAGCACAAGCACGACCACCACTCGCGTCGTGGCCTGCTGCTGCTGGTCGGACGTCGTCGTCGTCTGCTGAAGTACGTGCAGAAGGTCGACATCGCCCGCTACCGCTCGCTCATCGAGCGTCTGGGCCTGCGCCGATAA
- a CDS encoding bifunctional riboflavin kinase/FAD synthetase, whose amino-acid sequence MQRWRGLDDVPADWGRCVLTIGVFDGVHRGHAQLISRAVDAARERGIPSVLMTFDPHPAEVVRPGSHPAQLTTLPRRAELVEELGIDVFCVMPFTTEFMKLSPERYVHEILVERLHVAEVVVGENFTFGRKAAGNVDLLRETGARFGFAVDGVNLLAEHAVTFSSTYIRSCVDAGDVAAAAEALGRPHRVEGVVVHGDGRGRGLGFPTANIAPPIYSAIPADGVYAAWFTVLGPDPVEGSLEPGQRYKAAVSVGTNPTFSGRTRTVEAFVLDREADLYGQHVAVDFVERVRGMEKFDSVDALIEEMGRDAEKARKILSEDAAASETSPAAEAAGD is encoded by the coding sequence GTGCAGAGATGGCGAGGTCTGGACGATGTGCCGGCGGACTGGGGGCGTTGCGTCCTGACGATCGGCGTTTTCGACGGCGTGCATCGCGGGCACGCGCAGCTGATCTCGAGGGCGGTCGACGCCGCTCGCGAGCGTGGAATCCCCAGTGTTCTCATGACATTCGATCCGCACCCGGCCGAGGTGGTGCGCCCGGGGAGCCACCCCGCTCAGCTGACGACGTTGCCGCGGCGCGCCGAACTGGTCGAGGAGTTGGGTATCGACGTCTTCTGCGTCATGCCGTTCACGACCGAGTTCATGAAGCTCTCGCCGGAGCGTTACGTGCACGAGATCCTCGTCGAGCGCCTCCACGTCGCGGAGGTCGTCGTCGGTGAGAACTTCACGTTCGGTCGTAAGGCGGCCGGCAACGTGGACCTGCTGCGGGAGACGGGCGCTCGGTTCGGATTCGCGGTCGACGGCGTCAACCTGCTCGCCGAGCACGCGGTGACGTTCTCGTCGACGTACATCCGTTCGTGCGTGGACGCCGGCGATGTCGCGGCGGCCGCGGAGGCGCTCGGGCGGCCGCACCGCGTCGAGGGCGTCGTCGTCCACGGCGACGGCCGCGGACGCGGCCTGGGCTTCCCGACCGCGAACATCGCCCCGCCGATCTACTCCGCGATTCCCGCGGACGGGGTGTACGCGGCGTGGTTCACGGTGCTCGGCCCGGACCCGGTGGAGGGTTCGCTGGAGCCGGGGCAGCGCTACAAGGCGGCGGTGTCCGTCGGAACCAACCCGACCTTTTCCGGCCGGACCCGCACCGTCGAGGCGTTCGTGCTCGACCGGGAAGCCGACCTGTACGGCCAGCACGTCGCGGTGGACTTCGTCGAGCGGGTGCGCGGCATGGAGAAGTTCGATTCGGTCGACGCGCTCATCGAGGAGATGGGGCGCGACGCGGAGAAGGCACGGAAGATCCTCTCCGAGGACGCGGCGGCGTCGGAGACCTCACCGGCCGCCGAGGCCGCCGGAGACTGA
- a CDS encoding metal-dependent transcriptional regulator, protein MPRPETLSSVAQDYLKVIWTVQEWSRERVSTKLLSERIGVSASTVSEAIRKLSDQGLVDHARYGSIALTDAGRSAAVSMVRRHRLIETFLVNELGYGWDEVHDEAEVLEHAVSDRMIDRMDAKLGFPERDPHGDPIPAADGSVPTPPARQLSDFQDGDSGRVARISDADPAMLRYFDSVGIALDTDITVVERRDYAGTVSIRLGADPDAGTVDLGNPAAQAIWLV, encoded by the coding sequence GTGCCCCGCCCGGAGACCCTGTCGTCGGTGGCGCAGGACTACCTCAAGGTGATCTGGACGGTCCAGGAGTGGTCCCGCGAACGCGTCTCCACCAAGCTGCTCTCCGAGCGGATCGGCGTGTCGGCGTCCACCGTCTCCGAGGCCATCCGCAAGCTGTCCGACCAGGGGCTCGTCGACCACGCCCGGTACGGGTCGATCGCGCTCACGGACGCCGGCCGATCGGCGGCGGTGTCGATGGTGCGCCGCCACCGCCTGATCGAGACGTTCCTGGTGAACGAGCTCGGCTACGGGTGGGACGAGGTCCACGACGAGGCCGAGGTGCTCGAGCACGCCGTCTCCGACCGCATGATCGACCGCATGGACGCCAAGCTCGGCTTCCCCGAACGCGACCCCCACGGCGATCCGATCCCCGCGGCGGACGGCTCGGTTCCGACGCCGCCGGCCCGGCAGCTCAGCGATTTCCAGGACGGCGATTCGGGGCGCGTCGCCCGCATCTCGGACGCCGATCCGGCGATGCTGCGGTACTTCGACTCGGTGGGCATCGCACTCGACACGGACATCACGGTCGTCGAGCGGCGCGACTACGCCGGCACCGTGTCGATCCGGCTCGGCGCCGATCCGGACGCCGGCACCGTCGACCTCGGCAACCCTGCCGCGCAAGCCATCTGGCTCGTCTAG
- the truB gene encoding tRNA pseudouridine(55) synthase TruB has product MPKSEKPSSGLVGAGLLIVDKDAGMTSHDVVSRCRKLLNTRKVGHAGTLDPMATGVLILGVERATKLLGLLALTTKSYSATIRLGQSTTSDDAEGETLAVADASGITDEQIAAEIAHLTGDIQQVPATVSAIKVDGKRAHAMVRAGEEVTLAARPVTVSRFDVLARRDVPGEAGGEQPGGFVDIDVEVDCSSGTYIRALARDLGGALGVGGHLTALRRTAVGPFTLEHARTLAQLADDPDVSLDIDQAAQTAFPHRRISADEAESLSQGRWLEPIGMKGVYAAIDPDDNTIALVQERGKRASSVMVVRPATLQ; this is encoded by the coding sequence GTGCCCAAGTCTGAGAAACCGTCCTCCGGCCTCGTCGGCGCCGGTCTGCTGATCGTCGACAAGGACGCCGGGATGACCAGCCACGACGTCGTCTCCCGGTGCCGGAAACTGCTGAACACCCGCAAGGTGGGGCACGCCGGCACGCTCGACCCGATGGCGACCGGGGTGCTGATCCTCGGCGTGGAGCGGGCGACCAAGCTGCTCGGTCTGCTGGCGCTGACCACCAAGTCGTACAGCGCCACGATCCGGTTGGGTCAGAGCACGACCTCCGACGACGCCGAGGGCGAGACCCTCGCGGTGGCGGACGCGTCCGGGATCACCGACGAGCAGATCGCAGCCGAGATCGCCCACCTCACCGGCGACATCCAACAGGTCCCGGCCACCGTGAGCGCGATCAAGGTCGACGGCAAGCGGGCGCACGCGATGGTGCGGGCCGGCGAGGAAGTGACGCTCGCTGCCCGCCCGGTCACCGTCTCCCGGTTCGACGTCCTCGCACGGCGTGACGTGCCGGGGGAAGCGGGCGGGGAGCAGCCCGGGGGTTTCGTCGACATCGACGTCGAGGTCGACTGCTCGTCGGGCACCTACATCCGCGCGCTCGCGCGTGACCTCGGCGGGGCGCTCGGTGTCGGAGGCCATCTCACCGCGCTGCGCCGCACCGCCGTCGGGCCGTTCACCCTCGAACACGCCCGCACCCTGGCGCAGCTCGCGGACGATCCCGACGTCAGCCTCGACATCGACCAGGCCGCCCAGACCGCGTTCCCGCACCGCCGGATCAGTGCCGACGAGGCCGAGTCGCTCAGCCAGGGTCGCTGGCTCGAACCGATCGGCATGAAGGGTGTCTACGCGGCGATCGACCCCGACGACAACACCATCGCGCTGGTGCAGGAACGTGGAAAGCGGGCCAGTTCGGTGATGGTGGTGCGCCCGGCGACGCTGCAGTAG
- the npt gene encoding 4'-phosphopantetheinyl transferase Npt, with amino-acid sequence MIESILPAGVASAELFEDPPGLQPHPQEESLIARAVEKRRREFIGARHCARVAMADLGVEPGPILRGDKGSPVWPRGVVGSLTHCDGYRAAVLGYAMQVRSVGIDAEPNGPLPNGVLDAVSLPEEREWLATVEPAAVHWDRLLFCAKETTYKAWFPLTGRWLGFEDAHITFADGTETADGMTGTFHSRLLVPGDTTDGGAPLASFDGRWLVSNGLIVTAISVS; translated from the coding sequence TTGATCGAGAGCATTCTGCCCGCCGGCGTGGCTTCGGCCGAGTTGTTCGAGGACCCGCCGGGACTGCAGCCGCATCCGCAGGAAGAGTCACTGATCGCCCGCGCGGTCGAGAAGCGTCGCCGCGAGTTCATCGGCGCCCGTCACTGCGCCCGGGTGGCGATGGCGGACCTCGGAGTGGAGCCCGGCCCGATCCTGCGGGGCGACAAGGGGTCTCCCGTCTGGCCCCGTGGCGTCGTCGGGAGCCTGACGCACTGCGACGGCTACCGCGCGGCGGTGCTCGGCTACGCGATGCAGGTGCGCTCGGTCGGCATCGACGCGGAACCGAACGGCCCGCTACCCAACGGCGTGCTGGACGCCGTCAGCCTGCCCGAGGAGCGGGAGTGGCTCGCCACCGTCGAACCGGCGGCGGTGCACTGGGACCGGTTGCTGTTCTGCGCCAAGGAGACGACCTACAAGGCGTGGTTCCCGCTCACCGGCCGCTGGCTCGGCTTCGAGGACGCCCACATCACGTTCGCCGACGGCACCGAGACGGCCGACGGGATGACGGGCACCTTCCACTCGCGCCTGCTGGTGCCCGGCGACACCACCGACGGCGGAGCCCCGCTGGCGAGCTTCGACGGCCGCTGGCTGGTCTCGAACGGCTTGATCGTCACCGCCATCTCGGTGAGCTGA
- a CDS encoding metallophosphoesterase family protein, with product MAGKLMAVSDTHVGHRGNRPITEEIFPDSPDDWLIVAGDVSEKADDIRWALTLLKSRFAKVIWVPGNHELWTTAKDPVQMHGKARYDYLVDMCREIGVLTPEDPYPVWEGAGGPATIVPMFLLYDYTFLPNGAIDKADGLRIARDKNVVATDEFLLSSEPYATRDAWCRARLEETRKRLDALDLSIPTVLINHFPLVRQPTEVLYYPEFALWCGTVETADWHTRYNAACCVYGHLHIPRTTYYDGVRFEEVSIGYPREWQRRGLPDKLLRQILPVPEYAPGTLNKFGGHFRITAEQEAEYERMRAQR from the coding sequence GTGGCAGGCAAGTTGATGGCGGTGAGCGACACGCACGTCGGGCACCGGGGTAATCGGCCGATCACCGAGGAGATCTTCCCGGACTCGCCCGACGACTGGCTGATCGTCGCTGGCGACGTGTCGGAGAAGGCCGACGACATTCGCTGGGCGCTGACGCTGCTGAAGAGCCGCTTCGCGAAGGTGATCTGGGTGCCGGGCAACCACGAGCTGTGGACCACCGCGAAGGACCCGGTCCAGATGCACGGCAAGGCCCGCTACGACTACCTCGTCGACATGTGCCGCGAGATCGGTGTGCTCACCCCCGAGGACCCCTATCCGGTGTGGGAGGGCGCGGGTGGCCCCGCCACGATCGTCCCGATGTTCCTGCTGTACGACTACACGTTCCTGCCCAACGGGGCGATCGACAAGGCCGACGGGCTGCGGATCGCGCGGGACAAGAACGTCGTCGCCACCGACGAGTTCCTGCTGTCGTCGGAGCCGTACGCCACCCGGGACGCCTGGTGCCGCGCGCGCCTCGAGGAGACCCGGAAGCGCCTCGACGCGCTCGACCTGTCGATCCCGACCGTTCTGATCAACCACTTCCCGCTGGTGCGTCAGCCCACCGAGGTTCTCTACTACCCGGAGTTCGCGCTGTGGTGCGGCACCGTGGAAACTGCGGACTGGCACACCCGCTACAACGCCGCGTGCTGCGTCTACGGGCATCTGCACATCCCGCGCACCACCTACTACGACGGCGTGCGGTTCGAGGAGGTCTCGATCGGCTACCCGCGGGAGTGGCAGCGCCGCGGGCTCCCGGACAAGCTGCTCCGGCAGATCCTGCCGGTGCCCGAGTACGCGCCCGGCACGCTCAACAAGTTCGGTGGACACTTCAGGATCACCGCGGAGCAGGAAGCCGAGTACGAGCGCATGAGGGCGCAGCGATGA
- a CDS encoding MATE family efflux transporter encodes MPSSRRCARSSADLTGTDADHESRAEEADGGPRRILGLALPALGVLAAEPLYLLLDIAVVGHLGALALAGLAVGGLILAQVSTQLTFLSYGTTARAARLYGAGRERDAVGEGVQATWLALGIGAALVVVVQMLAGPITRLIAGSGDIAVEAERWLRIAVFGAPLILVAMAGNGWMRGVQNTLRPLRFVLAGQVLSAVLCVLLVHGVAGAPRWELAGSAVANVAGQTLSAVLFVAALLRERRSAGSVPGTGISLRPRPAVMRAQLVLGRDLILRSLAFQACFLSAAAVASRFGAAAVAAHQVVLQLWNFVALTLDSLAIAAQTLVGAALGRGQVRGANRLAWRLTRWSAVFATVLALAFAAGSAVVPTLFTDDAAVLDQASIAWWFFVGIMPVAGVVFALDGVLLGAGDAAFLRTATLACALVGFLPLIWSSLVWDWGLAGIWAGLTVFMVLRMLAVLWRTASGRWAIAGADLQAQGTKG; translated from the coding sequence ATGCCGTCGTCGCGGCGCTGCGCGAGGTCCTCGGCTGACTTGACGGGAACCGACGCCGACCACGAGTCCCGCGCAGAAGAGGCCGACGGCGGACCGCGCCGGATCCTCGGGCTGGCGCTGCCGGCGCTCGGGGTCCTCGCGGCCGAACCCCTCTACCTGCTGCTCGACATCGCCGTCGTCGGTCATCTCGGCGCCCTCGCGCTCGCCGGACTCGCGGTCGGCGGGCTGATCCTCGCCCAGGTGAGCACGCAGCTCACGTTCCTCTCCTACGGCACCACCGCACGCGCGGCGCGGCTGTACGGCGCCGGGCGGGAACGCGACGCCGTCGGGGAGGGCGTGCAGGCGACGTGGCTCGCACTCGGCATCGGCGCCGCCCTGGTGGTGGTCGTGCAGATGCTCGCGGGCCCGATCACGCGCCTGATCGCCGGATCCGGTGACATCGCCGTCGAAGCCGAACGTTGGCTGCGGATCGCGGTGTTCGGGGCACCGCTGATCCTGGTGGCGATGGCCGGCAACGGCTGGATGCGCGGCGTGCAGAACACGCTCCGCCCGCTGCGGTTCGTCCTCGCCGGTCAGGTGCTGTCGGCGGTGCTGTGCGTGCTGCTGGTGCACGGTGTGGCCGGTGCGCCCCGCTGGGAACTCGCGGGATCGGCCGTCGCGAACGTCGCGGGCCAGACGCTGTCGGCGGTGCTGTTCGTCGCCGCCCTGCTGCGCGAGCGCCGCTCGGCGGGCTCCGTGCCCGGTACCGGGATCTCCCTGCGGCCGCGTCCCGCGGTCATGCGCGCCCAGCTGGTGCTCGGGCGCGACCTCATTCTGCGCAGCCTCGCATTCCAGGCGTGCTTCCTGTCCGCCGCCGCGGTCGCCTCACGCTTCGGTGCGGCGGCGGTCGCCGCGCATCAGGTGGTGCTCCAGCTGTGGAACTTCGTCGCGCTGACCCTCGACTCGCTCGCCATCGCCGCGCAGACGCTCGTCGGGGCCGCCCTCGGCCGCGGCCAGGTGCGTGGGGCCAACCGGCTCGCGTGGCGCCTGACGCGGTGGTCGGCGGTGTTCGCGACGGTGCTGGCGCTCGCGTTCGCGGCGGGCAGCGCGGTGGTGCCGACGTTGTTCACCGACGACGCCGCGGTCCTCGACCAGGCGTCGATCGCGTGGTGGTTCTTCGTCGGCATCATGCCGGTCGCCGGGGTGGTCTTCGCGCTCGACGGGGTCCTGCTCGGGGCCGGCGACGCGGCGTTCCTCCGTACCGCGACGCTGGCCTGCGCGCTGGTCGGATTCCTGCCGCTGATCTGGTCGTCGCTCGTGTGGGACTGGGGGCTGGCAGGAATCTGGGCGGGGCTTACCGTGTTCATGGTTTTGCGGATGCTGGCCGTGCTGTGGCGCACGGCGTCGGGCCGGTGGGCGATCGCCGGCGCCGATCTCCAGGCGCAGGGGACGAAAGGGTAG
- a CDS encoding DHH family phosphoesterase, with protein sequence MTHCPHTAPPTLAPHDLQMQDAVEVLDAATSVTILCHVQPDADTVGSGLALGIAFERKGIPVQVAFASPSELPVSMDGLPGTDLLTRVDDVADEVDLLVTVDCGSAGRLGSLASRLDGARRSLVIDHHRSNTRYGMLNLIDDSAESTTAVLAKLFDLWGVTIDTDLAHCLYAGLVTDTGSFRWGQAGTHTLAERLLGTGIDGAAITRRLLDTHPFGWLPMLGSVLSSAVLVPDAVGGRGLVHAVIRCSDSAGLGSEEIESVIDIVRTTAEAEVAAVFKESTPDSWSVSLRSKDSVDVSTVAERLGGGGHRFAAGYTACGSSDAVVAALREVLG encoded by the coding sequence ATGACTCACTGTCCGCACACCGCGCCGCCGACGCTCGCACCGCACGACCTGCAGATGCAGGATGCGGTCGAGGTGTTGGACGCAGCGACATCGGTGACCATCCTGTGCCACGTCCAGCCCGACGCCGACACCGTCGGCAGCGGTCTTGCGCTCGGAATTGCCTTCGAACGCAAGGGGATTCCGGTGCAGGTCGCGTTCGCGTCGCCGAGTGAGCTGCCGGTGTCGATGGACGGGTTGCCGGGCACGGACCTGTTGACCCGGGTGGACGACGTCGCCGACGAGGTGGACCTGCTCGTCACCGTGGACTGCGGCAGCGCCGGGCGTCTCGGCTCGCTCGCGTCCCGGCTCGACGGGGCGCGGCGATCACTGGTGATCGACCATCACCGGTCGAACACCCGGTACGGCATGCTCAACCTGATCGACGACTCGGCCGAGTCGACGACGGCCGTGCTGGCCAAGCTGTTCGACCTGTGGGGCGTGACGATCGATACCGATCTGGCGCACTGCCTGTACGCGGGGTTGGTCACCGACACCGGTTCGTTCCGTTGGGGTCAGGCGGGCACCCACACGCTCGCCGAGCGACTCCTGGGCACCGGGATCGACGGGGCCGCGATCACCCGGCGCCTGCTCGACACCCATCCGTTCGGTTGGCTGCCGATGCTGGGGTCGGTGCTCAGTTCCGCCGTCCTCGTCCCGGACGCGGTCGGCGGTCGGGGTCTGGTCCACGCGGTGATCCGGTGCTCGGACTCGGCCGGGCTCGGTTCCGAGGAGATCGAGAGCGTCATCGACATCGTCCGCACCACCGCCGAGGCGGAGGTGGCCGCGGTGTTCAAGGAGTCGACGCCGGATTCGTGGTCGGTGTCGCTGCGGTCGAAGGACTCGGTGGACGTCTCCACGGTCGCCGAGCGTCTCGGCGGCGGCGGTCACCGCTTCGCGGCGGGTTACACCGCGTGCGGCTCGAGTGATGCCGTCGTCGCGGCGCTGCGCGAGGTCCTCGGCTGA
- the rbfA gene encoding 30S ribosome-binding factor RbfA, translating to MADPARARRLAKRISTIVATAIDHEIKDPRLAFVTITDAKVTADLHDATVYYTVMGENIDTEPDLAGAAAGLEKAKGVLRSKVGAGTGVRFTPTLTFVADTVPDTARHMEELLARARAADDAVARARENATPAGDADPYKEPRPADDDSSSEDD from the coding sequence ATGGCAGATCCTGCACGCGCACGCAGGCTCGCGAAGCGCATCAGCACGATCGTCGCGACGGCGATCGACCACGAGATCAAGGACCCGCGTCTTGCCTTCGTGACCATCACCGACGCCAAGGTGACGGCCGACCTGCACGACGCCACGGTGTACTACACCGTCATGGGCGAGAATATCGACACCGAGCCGGACTTGGCCGGTGCCGCTGCAGGCCTCGAGAAGGCCAAGGGTGTGCTGCGTTCGAAGGTGGGGGCGGGAACCGGGGTGCGTTTCACCCCGACGCTGACCTTCGTCGCCGACACGGTGCCCGACACCGCGCGGCACATGGAGGAGTTGCTCGCCCGCGCGCGGGCCGCAGACGACGCGGTCGCACGGGCGCGGGAGAACGCGACGCCGGCCGGCGACGCGGATCCCTACAAGGAGCCGCGTCCGGCGGACGACGATTCCTCGTCCGAGGACGACTGA
- a CDS encoding DUF503 domain-containing protein, with translation MYLGALEMDILFGDVRSLKEKRSLVRPILTELRRFGVSAAETGEHDRYRRTLLGVAMASSGVDHVHEVLDQCERHVAGRPELQLLAVRRRIFGPED, from the coding sequence GTGTATCTCGGCGCGCTCGAGATGGACATTCTGTTCGGCGACGTGCGGTCACTGAAGGAGAAGCGGTCGCTGGTGCGGCCGATCCTGACCGAGCTGCGTCGATTCGGGGTGTCGGCCGCCGAGACCGGCGAGCACGACCGCTACCGGCGGACCCTGCTCGGGGTCGCGATGGCGAGTTCGGGGGTCGATCATGTCCACGAGGTGCTCGATCAGTGCGAGCGGCACGTCGCTGGGCGACCGGAACTGCAATTGCTTGCAGTTCGACGAAGAATTTTCGGCCCCGAAGATTGA